A window from Thiomonas sp. FB-Cd encodes these proteins:
- a CDS encoding glutathione S-transferase family protein translates to MHAELSPETGWPKLLFDAASPAPRCLRMFLLEKGLRVPSVTVNVLKGENRQTAYLTRNPAGQTPALELEGGTVLGEAVAIAEYIEELHPEPALIGNTPLNRAQTRMWWRRVELNVTEFIHNAYHYAEGIRRFEGRIPVVPEAAGGLKRVAQDRIAWLDAMMGDGPFLCGDRFTAADIWLYVWLDFGNDVGQPFDRRLLRLGPWFDLMQARASAPQSRELFASHGAASSPEHEPVWPRGGPFTA, encoded by the coding sequence ATGCATGCCGAACTCAGTCCTGAAACGGGGTGGCCAAAGCTGTTGTTCGATGCTGCGAGCCCCGCACCAAGGTGCCTTCGAATGTTCCTGCTTGAAAAAGGTCTGCGCGTACCGAGCGTGACTGTCAACGTGCTCAAGGGGGAAAACCGCCAGACTGCTTATCTGACTCGTAACCCGGCTGGCCAAACTCCCGCCCTCGAGCTCGAGGGCGGAACGGTACTGGGCGAAGCCGTGGCGATCGCTGAATACATCGAAGAACTTCACCCCGAGCCGGCGCTGATCGGCAACACACCGCTGAATCGGGCGCAAACCCGGATGTGGTGGCGCCGCGTCGAACTCAACGTTACCGAGTTCATCCACAATGCCTACCACTACGCAGAGGGGATCAGGCGCTTTGAGGGCCGAATTCCAGTCGTTCCAGAGGCAGCCGGTGGTCTCAAGCGCGTCGCGCAAGACCGCATCGCGTGGCTCGACGCAATGATGGGGGACGGCCCTTTCCTGTGCGGCGATCGCTTCACGGCCGCCGACATTTGGCTTTACGTCTGGCTTGATTTCGGCAACGATGTGGGTCAACCCTTCGATCGCCGATTGCTACGGCTAGGGCCATGGTTCGATCTGATGCAAGCAAGGGCCAGCGCACCGCAAAGTCGCGAGCTGTTTGCTTCGCACGGGGCGGCATCAAGCCCAGAGCACGAACCAGTGTGGCCCCGCGGGGGGCCGTTTACAGCATGA
- a CDS encoding heme o synthase, which produces MKVAGIRQQPKWAQTAGQFYALTKPRVVQLIVFCAVIGMFLATPGLPSWRPLVFGTLGIWLVASAAAAFNCLVEQKIDAVMRRTSWRPSATGELGTASIIAFSSVLCALGIAMLDTEVNALTMWLTFGTFIGYAVIYTVFLKPATPQNIVIGGASGAMPPVLGWAAITGDVSAQALLLFLIIFLWTPPHFWALALYRTEDYRKSGLPMLPVTHGSDYTRLQSLLYTLLLSAASLMPFAMHMSGILYAVAAVLLDSIFVAYAWELKQRYSDALARKMFRYSILYLSLLFAAMLVDHYWMF; this is translated from the coding sequence ATGAAAGTTGCAGGTATTCGACAGCAGCCGAAATGGGCCCAGACGGCGGGGCAGTTTTACGCCCTGACCAAACCGCGAGTGGTGCAACTCATCGTGTTCTGTGCAGTCATCGGCATGTTCCTCGCAACTCCGGGGCTTCCATCTTGGCGCCCGCTGGTGTTCGGCACTCTGGGTATCTGGCTCGTGGCTAGCGCTGCGGCCGCGTTCAACTGTCTAGTCGAGCAGAAGATTGACGCGGTGATGCGTCGCACCTCCTGGCGGCCCTCGGCCACTGGGGAACTGGGCACGGCCTCGATCATCGCCTTCTCAAGTGTATTGTGCGCGTTGGGCATCGCGATGCTCGATACCGAGGTCAACGCTCTGACCATGTGGCTAACCTTTGGAACTTTCATTGGGTACGCGGTAATTTATACCGTGTTCCTCAAGCCCGCGACGCCACAAAACATCGTTATCGGAGGCGCCTCGGGCGCGATGCCTCCAGTGCTCGGATGGGCGGCCATCACGGGTGACGTCTCGGCGCAGGCGCTGCTCCTGTTTCTCATCATTTTCCTGTGGACCCCACCGCATTTCTGGGCGCTAGCGCTGTACCGCACGGAGGATTATCGAAAGTCTGGCTTGCCTATGCTTCCAGTCACCCACGGTTCGGACTACACCCGACTGCAATCACTGCTGTACACGCTGCTTCTTTCGGCGGCCAGCCTCATGCCCTTTGCCATGCACATGAGCGGCATCCTCTACGCCGTGGCCGCTGTGCTACTCGACTCCATATTCGTTGCCTACGCCTGGGAACTAAAGCAGCGCTACAGCGATGCACTCGCGCGCAAGATGTTCCGCTATTCGATCCTTTACCTCTCGCTGCTGTTCGCGGCGATGTTGGTGGATCACTATTGGATGTTCTGA
- a CDS encoding c-type cytochrome: MNRMFGGLPLTAAVLAFVGAEHAADMKKGEELVNKGGCIACHGASLDKSVAPSYPVVSGQCESYLFHALQQYQSKHKTPLYGRSNPIMGGMVAQYDAQQLHDIAAYVASLTGPLDIRGEMH, translated from the coding sequence ATGAATCGCATGTTCGGAGGACTGCCCCTGACTGCCGCGGTTTTGGCATTCGTCGGCGCGGAGCATGCCGCCGACATGAAGAAGGGCGAGGAGTTGGTCAACAAGGGCGGCTGCATCGCCTGCCATGGCGCCAGCCTCGACAAATCCGTCGCCCCCAGCTACCCAGTCGTTTCTGGCCAGTGCGAGTCCTATCTGTTTCATGCCCTGCAGCAATATCAGAGCAAGCATAAGACGCCCCTGTATGGCCGCAGCAACCCCATCATGGGTGGCATGGTGGCGCAGTACGATGCGCAGCAATTGCATGACATCGCAGCCTATGTGGCCAGCCTTACAGGACCGCTCGACATTCGCGGCGAGATGCATTGA
- a CDS encoding cytochrome c: MTSIRLRSVLLISALSVTPVAQAQTATGGAAAGKSKIFMCEGCYNVGGGYKVDFPKVYDVPMLNGQSAGYIVQALQDYRSGARRNATMKAIASSLTTRKWPTWPPITPCPRT; encoded by the coding sequence ATGACATCGATTCGTCTTCGCTCCGTTTTGCTCATCTCGGCCTTGAGCGTCACACCCGTCGCACAAGCCCAAACCGCGACAGGTGGCGCTGCTGCCGGTAAAAGCAAGATCTTCATGTGCGAAGGCTGCTACAACGTCGGTGGTGGCTACAAAGTCGACTTTCCCAAGGTGTACGACGTACCCATGCTGAATGGCCAGAGCGCGGGCTACATCGTGCAGGCCCTGCAGGACTACCGCAGCGGCGCGCGTCGCAACGCGACCATGAAAGCCATCGCCAGTTCCCTGACAACAAGGAAATGGCCAACATGGCCGCCTATTACGCCCTGCCCAAGGACGTGA
- the ctaD gene encoding cytochrome c oxidase subunit I — MSAKLDSYTFASRVSASGHEGHPHGLRRWFFSTNHKDIGTMYLVFALFMLFEGGILAMLIRAELFEPGIQFLNPQLFLSISTMHGLMMIFGAVMPAFVGLANWMIPLQIGAPDMAFPRMNNLSFWLLIPAALLLTTSFFVPGGAPDTGWSLYAPLTIQQGMGMDLVIFAVHIMGASSIMGSINIIVTILNMRAPGMSLMKLPLFVWAWLITAYLLIAIMPVLAGAVTMTLTDRHFGTTFFTAAGGGDPVLYQHLFWFFGHPEVYVMILPAFGIMSMVVPTFARKPLFGYSSMVYALASIAILSFLVWAHHMFTAGMPATGQLFFMYGSMLIAVPTGVKIFNWVATMWRGSLSFETPMLWAIGFIFVFAMGGFSGLVLAMAPIDTYVHNTYYVVAHFHYVLVAGALFAIFMAFYYWSPKWTGVMYSETAGKIHFWASLISFNIAFFPQHFLGLAGMVRRYADYPVQFTDFNMISSIGAFGFGLAQAYFLFAVVIPVLRGKGERAPQRPWEGARGLEWEIPSPAPFHTYTTPPLLDETATRVLAYK, encoded by the coding sequence ATGAGCGCCAAACTCGATTCCTACACGTTCGCGTCTCGCGTTTCGGCGAGCGGCCACGAAGGCCATCCTCATGGTTTGCGGCGTTGGTTTTTCTCCACGAATCACAAAGATATCGGCACGATGTACTTGGTGTTCGCATTGTTCATGCTGTTCGAAGGGGGCATCCTGGCGATGCTAATTCGCGCTGAGCTGTTCGAGCCTGGCATCCAATTCCTCAATCCACAATTGTTTCTGTCCATTAGCACGATGCACGGACTCATGATGATCTTCGGCGCGGTGATGCCAGCGTTCGTTGGGTTGGCCAACTGGATGATCCCGCTGCAAATCGGCGCGCCGGATATGGCATTCCCGCGCATGAACAACCTGAGTTTTTGGTTACTGATTCCGGCAGCCCTTTTGCTGACGACTTCCTTCTTCGTGCCTGGCGGCGCACCCGATACAGGTTGGTCGTTGTATGCACCGCTGACCATCCAACAAGGCATGGGCATGGATTTGGTGATATTCGCCGTTCACATCATGGGTGCGTCGAGCATCATGGGGTCGATCAACATCATCGTCACCATCCTGAACATGCGCGCTCCTGGAATGAGCCTGATGAAGTTGCCCCTTTTCGTCTGGGCTTGGTTGATCACCGCCTATCTTCTTATCGCCATCATGCCGGTGCTGGCCGGTGCCGTCACGATGACGCTAACTGACCGTCACTTTGGCACAACGTTTTTCACGGCAGCCGGTGGCGGTGACCCCGTGCTCTACCAGCATCTTTTCTGGTTCTTCGGACACCCCGAGGTCTACGTGATGATTTTGCCGGCCTTTGGCATTATGAGCATGGTCGTGCCTACCTTCGCACGCAAACCGTTGTTTGGCTACAGCTCGATGGTGTACGCCTTGGCGTCGATCGCGATCCTGTCTTTCTTGGTCTGGGCCCACCACATGTTCACCGCCGGCATGCCGGCGACTGGTCAGTTATTTTTCATGTACGGCTCGATGTTGATCGCGGTCCCCACTGGAGTCAAGATTTTCAACTGGGTCGCGACCATGTGGCGTGGCTCGCTCAGCTTCGAGACGCCAATGCTGTGGGCCATTGGTTTCATTTTCGTGTTCGCGATGGGCGGGTTTTCAGGTCTAGTCCTGGCAATGGCACCAATCGACACTTATGTTCACAACACCTATTACGTGGTCGCCCACTTTCACTACGTGCTTGTTGCTGGCGCCTTGTTCGCCATTTTCATGGCGTTCTATTACTGGTCGCCGAAATGGACGGGGGTGATGTACAGCGAAACCGCGGGAAAGATTCACTTCTGGGCTTCGCTCATCAGCTTTAACATTGCCTTTTTCCCCCAACATTTCCTTGGGCTCGCCGGCATGGTCCGCCGCTATGCCGACTATCCAGTACAGTTCACCGATTTCAACATGATCTCGTCGATCGGTGCGTTCGGCTTTGGCTTGGCGCAGGCGTATTTTCTTTTTGCCGTCGTCATTCCTGTACTACGTGGCAAGGGCGAAAGGGCGCCGCAACGGCCCTGGGAAGGCGCGCGCGGCTTGGAGTGGGAAATTCCTTCCCCCGCACCTTTCCACACCTACACGACGCCTCCCCTCCTCGATGAGACAGCAACACGGGTGCTGGCGTATAAATAA
- a CDS encoding IS630 family transposase: MEKENARKQTLEQLHERRKQVVRLHKRGVKIMQIVDMTGLSYPPVRAAIDLYEAGGWSAIRPTRRGRARGDGRVLSQAQEETIQRLIIDTRPEQLKMDFHLWSRAAVMQLIEQEFDIKLQVRSVGKYLTRWGFTPQKPIKRAYEQSPAAVQAWLEGEYPAIEQRARAEGAEIHWGDETALVNTDVRGRSFAPAGKTPVAMAVGGTRQKLSMIATVTNQGKTRWMIIDEAFDADKLIEFLQALIKDAGKKVFLILDNLRVHHSKLVKAWVALHNAQIELFYLPSYSPQLNPEERLNADLKQEMGKRVPVRTKAKLREAANDHMARLEQNPQRVMSYFQDRHVRYAA; the protein is encoded by the coding sequence ATGGAAAAAGAAAACGCAAGAAAGCAAACACTGGAGCAACTTCACGAGCGGCGCAAGCAAGTCGTGAGGTTGCACAAGCGGGGCGTCAAGATCATGCAGATCGTGGACATGACGGGGCTGAGCTACCCGCCCGTTCGAGCGGCCATTGACTTGTACGAGGCTGGCGGCTGGAGCGCCATCCGGCCGACTCGGCGCGGACGCGCCAGAGGCGACGGTCGGGTGCTCAGTCAAGCGCAAGAAGAGACGATCCAGCGCCTGATCATTGACACGCGTCCCGAGCAACTCAAGATGGACTTTCACCTGTGGAGCCGCGCTGCAGTGATGCAGCTCATTGAACAGGAGTTCGACATCAAACTGCAGGTGCGCAGCGTTGGAAAGTACCTCACCCGCTGGGGCTTTACGCCACAAAAGCCGATCAAGCGAGCCTATGAGCAAAGCCCCGCGGCGGTGCAGGCTTGGCTGGAAGGCGAATACCCCGCCATCGAGCAGCGCGCCAGGGCTGAGGGCGCGGAAATTCACTGGGGAGACGAAACCGCGCTGGTCAACACGGACGTGCGCGGCAGAAGCTTTGCCCCTGCGGGCAAAACCCCGGTGGCGATGGCGGTGGGCGGCACGCGCCAGAAGCTCTCGATGATCGCCACGGTCACCAACCAGGGCAAGACCCGCTGGATGATCATCGACGAGGCGTTTGACGCCGACAAGCTGATCGAGTTCTTGCAGGCGTTGATCAAGGATGCAGGCAAGAAGGTGTTCCTGATTCTGGACAACCTGAGGGTGCATCACAGCAAGTTGGTGAAGGCGTGGGTGGCCTTGCACAACGCGCAGATCGAGCTGTTTTACCTGCCAAGCTACAGCCCCCAACTCAACCCTGAGGAGAGGCTCAACGCCGATCTCAAGCAGGAGATGGGCAAACGCGTGCCGGTGCGAACCAAGGCCAAGTTACGCGAAGCTGCCAACGACCACATGGCGAGGCTGGAACAAAACCCGCAGCGTGTGATGAGCTACTTCCAGGACCGGCATGTTCGCTACGCAGCTTAA